From Nitrospiria bacterium, a single genomic window includes:
- the queA gene encoding tRNA preQ1(34) S-adenosylmethionine ribosyltransferase-isomerase QueA, which yields MIPKAPPGEYRLSSYDYPLDESLIAQVPSADRDQARLMVLDRKTGRIEHRRFQDLVHYLRPSDVLVVNDTRVIPARLPGRKMPGGGKIEVLMLREADGPKQWEVLLRGSVHAGQAIRFGTGETAVVRRDLGYGRKILEWMGEEAVASIIARLGHTPLPPYIRRSPAAEDREQYQTVYAAAPGSVAAPTAGLHFTETLLDRIRAHGVNVVSVTLHIGPGTFRPVRCGDIRRHQMDSEWYDIGPSAVEVLEEVRRRKGRIVAVGTTATRVLESAIRDSGSFQARSGWTALFITPGYSFKCVDGLVTNFHLPKSTLLMLVSAFAGLPYIRQAYAEALRSRYRFLSYGDAMLILS from the coding sequence ATGATACCAAAAGCCCCGCCTGGCGAATACCGACTCTCCAGTTACGATTACCCGCTGGACGAATCCCTCATCGCGCAGGTTCCATCGGCCGACCGGGATCAAGCCCGCCTGATGGTCCTGGACCGGAAGACGGGACGGATCGAACACCGTCGGTTCCAGGATCTGGTGCATTACCTGCGGCCCTCGGACGTGCTCGTCGTCAACGACACGCGGGTCATTCCCGCCCGGTTGCCGGGCCGCAAGATGCCCGGCGGAGGGAAGATCGAGGTGCTGATGCTCCGGGAGGCGGACGGGCCGAAACAATGGGAGGTCCTCCTCCGCGGATCGGTCCACGCGGGACAGGCGATCCGGTTCGGCACGGGAGAAACGGCCGTGGTCCGCCGGGACCTCGGATACGGGCGAAAGATTTTGGAATGGATGGGCGAAGAAGCCGTGGCGTCGATCATCGCCCGGCTGGGCCATACGCCCCTCCCTCCGTATATTCGACGGAGTCCTGCGGCGGAGGACCGGGAGCAATACCAGACGGTCTACGCCGCGGCCCCCGGATCGGTGGCCGCCCCCACGGCCGGCCTCCATTTTACGGAGACCCTTCTCGACCGGATCCGCGCGCACGGCGTGAACGTGGTTTCGGTCACGCTGCACATCGGCCCGGGGACGTTCCGGCCGGTCCGTTGCGGGGACATCCGTAGGCATCAAATGGACTCGGAGTGGTATGATATCGGCCCCTCGGCGGTCGAGGTCTTGGAGGAGGTTCGTCGCCGAAAGGGGAGGATCGTGGCCGTGGGCACGACGGCCACGCGCGTCCTGGAATCGGCGATCCGGGACTCCGGATCATTTCAAGCCCGGTCGGGCTGGACCGCTCTGTTCATCACCCCCGGTTATTCGTTCAAGTGCGTGGACGGCCTGGTGACGAACTTTCACCTTCCCAAGTCCACCTTATTGATGCTGGTTTCGGCCTTTGCCGGGCTACCGTACATCCGGCAGGCCTATGCCGAGGCCTTGCGGTCACGCTACCGCTTCCTCAGTTACGGCGATGCAATGCTGATCCTTTCATGA
- a CDS encoding DUF2905 domain-containing protein: protein MSDLGALGRFLILIGAVIVLIGGVLVWVGKTPGLGWLGRLPGDIYIERKNFSFFFPLTSGLLISLILSLILWLLTRR from the coding sequence ATGTCTGATCTTGGTGCTCTTGGACGGTTTCTGATCCTCATCGGGGCGGTCATTGTTTTGATCGGCGGCGTGCTGGTTTGGGTCGGAAAAACTCCGGGCCTGGGCTGGCTGGGCCGCCTGCCGGGGGACATCTATATCGAGCGGAAGAATTTCAGCTTTTTCTTTCCCCTCACCTCAGGCCTACTGATCAGCCTGATCCTCTCCCTCATTCTGTGGCTGTTAACCCGTCGGTGA
- a CDS encoding aspartate-semialdehyde dehydrogenase translates to MLTKKDQYVIAVVGATGAVGQEMVEVLEERKFPVEELRLFASERTAGETLTFRDRSLTVKLLTKEAFSGVDIALFSAGEEVSREYAPMAASAGAVVIDNSAEWRMKPDVPLVVPEVNPDAAFRHHGIIANPNCSTIQMVVALKPLHDAARIKRIVVSSYQSVSGTGKEAMDELMDQSRSLLSFQEAVCHVYPFQIAFNLLPQIGSFDAQGNSSEEMKLVNETRKIMEDDTIRISATTVRVPVFRAHSESVNIETERKLSANEARALLATAPGVMVFDDPQRKVYPMPLEVSGTDEVYVGRIREDASVESGLNLWIVADNLRKGAALNAVQIAEKLIQAAL, encoded by the coding sequence ATGCTAACGAAAAAAGATCAATATGTCATCGCCGTCGTCGGGGCTACGGGGGCCGTCGGCCAGGAGATGGTCGAGGTCCTCGAGGAACGGAAATTTCCGGTGGAGGAGCTCCGTCTCTTCGCCTCGGAGCGTACGGCGGGCGAGACATTGACCTTCCGGGACCGGAGCCTGACGGTCAAGCTCCTGACCAAGGAGGCCTTTAGCGGCGTGGACATCGCGCTGTTCTCGGCCGGGGAGGAGGTCAGCCGGGAATATGCCCCGATGGCGGCCTCCGCCGGCGCGGTCGTCATCGACAACTCCGCCGAGTGGCGGATGAAGCCGGACGTGCCGCTGGTCGTCCCGGAGGTGAATCCCGACGCGGCGTTTCGGCATCACGGCATCATCGCCAACCCCAACTGCTCCACCATTCAGATGGTCGTGGCCCTAAAACCCCTGCACGACGCCGCAAGGATTAAACGGATCGTCGTGTCCAGTTACCAATCGGTTTCCGGGACCGGCAAAGAGGCGATGGACGAGCTGATGGATCAGTCGCGGTCCCTTCTCTCCTTTCAAGAAGCCGTCTGCCACGTCTATCCGTTCCAGATCGCCTTCAATCTGCTCCCGCAGATCGGCTCCTTCGACGCTCAGGGGAATTCTTCGGAGGAGATGAAACTGGTGAACGAGACCCGGAAGATCATGGAAGACGACACGATCCGGATCTCGGCCACGACCGTGCGCGTTCCGGTTTTTCGGGCCCATTCCGAATCGGTGAACATCGAGACCGAAAGAAAGCTCTCGGCCAATGAAGCGCGCGCGCTGCTGGCGACCGCGCCGGGGGTGATGGTGTTCGACGACCCGCAGCGCAAGGTCTACCCGATGCCGCTGGAGGTTTCCGGGACCGACGAAGTTTATGTGGGCCGGATCCGGGAGGACGCCTCGGTGGAATCGGGGCTGAATCTCTGGATCGTGGCGGACAACCTGCGAAAGGGAGCGGCGCTCAATGCCGTTCAGATTGCGGAGAAGCTGATCCAGGCCGCTTTGTGA
- a CDS encoding SPOR domain-containing protein: MRRVNRRFKSRAVSRGRLFLFLAGGVATAVLLVAVLIFLEQRSPVQSAPSEPPDGAAPRKSSVRPAPPVPPADNGVPAPAPETFTFYDTLEQRGTPHLGFIAKTTTSSETPSRGPAVPPPKKASTGYTVQIAATRDRATAESMAGRLRRKGYSVFILPHVVPKRGTWYRVRVGHFTQRQAAQEMTARLSGREHLTAYVVRE; this comes from the coding sequence ATGAGACGCGTCAATCGAAGATTTAAGTCGCGGGCAGTTTCGCGGGGCCGGCTGTTTCTGTTCCTGGCGGGCGGCGTCGCCACGGCCGTTTTGCTTGTGGCGGTCCTCATTTTTCTGGAACAACGCTCGCCGGTTCAAAGCGCTCCTTCCGAACCGCCGGACGGGGCCGCTCCAAGAAAATCGAGCGTCCGACCCGCGCCGCCGGTTCCACCAGCGGATAATGGGGTGCCGGCGCCCGCCCCCGAGACCTTCACGTTCTACGACACCCTAGAGCAGCGCGGCACGCCGCATCTGGGCTTCATCGCGAAGACGACGACATCCTCCGAAACCCCTTCACGCGGCCCGGCCGTCCCCCCTCCCAAGAAAGCGTCGACCGGCTATACAGTTCAAATCGCCGCCACCCGGGACCGGGCGACCGCCGAGTCCATGGCCGGCCGTCTCCGGCGAAAGGGCTATTCGGTTTTCATCCTCCCCCACGTCGTCCCGAAGCGGGGGACTTGGTACCGGGTCCGGGTCGGGCATTTTACGCAACGGCAGGCGGCTCAAGAAATGACGGCTCGATTATCCGGACGGGAGCACCTGACGGCTTACGTGGTCCGAGAATAG
- a CDS encoding SpoIID/LytB domain-containing protein, giving the protein MFLIIRTTRPERKIRRKTAAIILMITGLFSPCPVLAGESIRVLLAPDPPSVTIAGSPDLTLTDPDGRPVAGGFKGSVVIAAGPQGLIIQNEPTDRRELVASSGSGAIRIDDRDVGGILHIALYHDKIRLINELDLEDYLKGVVPIEISSKWHPEVLKVQAIISRTYALYQRQLNLGKDYDVQATTADQVYEGRDKEDPVTNQAVAETRGLVLTYEGQLILSAYHSTSAGPTENAAEVWGMDLPYLKGVSCPFDQNSPYYQWNRSIPMDTVQKAFSTAGYSIGTIASITPFRWTEAGRISQIRLIHSRGELILKAGDLRRILGYQELPSAHFRIEKIGREVQLRGHGYGHGVGLCQWGAKEMAEMGYKYDRILKYYYPGVLVAPYSSVTVVEPPP; this is encoded by the coding sequence GTGTTCCTTATCATTCGGACGACACGACCGGAACGAAAAATCCGAAGGAAGACCGCGGCGATCATCCTGATGATCACCGGCCTGTTCTCTCCATGCCCGGTCCTCGCGGGCGAATCGATCCGGGTCCTCCTCGCCCCCGATCCTCCATCGGTAACGATTGCCGGTAGTCCGGACCTGACGCTCACGGACCCGGACGGACGGCCGGTCGCTGGGGGGTTCAAAGGCTCCGTCGTGATCGCCGCAGGGCCGCAGGGCTTGATCATCCAGAACGAGCCCACCGACCGGCGCGAGCTGGTCGCTTCCTCCGGGAGCGGAGCGATCCGCATCGACGATCGGGACGTCGGCGGGATCCTCCACATCGCCCTTTACCATGATAAGATTCGGTTGATCAACGAGCTGGACCTCGAAGACTATCTCAAGGGCGTGGTGCCGATCGAGATCTCATCCAAATGGCATCCGGAGGTCCTGAAGGTGCAGGCGATCATTTCACGGACCTATGCGCTCTACCAGCGACAACTCAACCTGGGAAAAGATTACGACGTCCAGGCCACGACGGCCGATCAGGTGTACGAAGGCCGGGACAAGGAAGACCCGGTGACGAATCAGGCCGTTGCCGAAACCCGGGGGCTGGTCCTGACCTATGAAGGACAGTTAATCCTGTCCGCATATCATTCCACCTCGGCCGGCCCGACCGAAAACGCCGCCGAAGTCTGGGGAATGGACCTCCCGTATCTCAAAGGGGTGAGTTGTCCTTTCGACCAGAACTCGCCTTACTATCAATGGAACCGGTCCATTCCGATGGACACCGTCCAAAAAGCCTTTTCGACGGCCGGCTACTCCATCGGAACGATCGCTTCGATCACCCCCTTCCGCTGGACCGAGGCCGGGCGGATCAGCCAGATCCGACTGATCCATTCCCGGGGAGAACTGATCCTCAAGGCGGGGGACCTCCGACGCATCCTGGGATACCAGGAGCTGCCCAGCGCCCATTTTCGGATCGAGAAGATCGGTCGCGAAGTCCAGCTCCGGGGCCACGGGTACGGCCACGGCGTGGGGCTCTGTCAGTGGGGCGCCAAGGAGATGGCCGAGATGGGATACAAGTATGATCGGATCCTGAAATATTATTATCCGGGCGTCCTCGTGGCGCCCTATTCGTCCGTCACCGTGGTCGAGCCGCCTCCATGA
- a CDS encoding PilZ domain-containing protein codes for MKFGKDRPDKLGFTEDVSSGGMFIKSNTVLQPGVHLRIELTRPDHRVLLMTGHGMWARQVSPSLLRLAKKSGMGIGLTQVDKDYQQSIADLGT; via the coding sequence GTGAAGTTCGGCAAGGACCGTCCGGACAAGCTGGGATTTACCGAGGATGTATCTTCCGGCGGGATGTTCATCAAATCGAACACGGTGCTCCAGCCCGGAGTCCATCTCCGGATCGAGCTGACCCGTCCGGATCATCGTGTTCTTTTGATGACGGGACACGGAATGTGGGCCCGGCAGGTTTCTCCGAGTCTGCTGCGTTTGGCCAAGAAAAGCGGGATGGGAATCGGTCTGACCCAGGTCGACAAGGACTATCAACAATCCATCGCCGACCTCGGGACCTGA